In a single window of the Lineus longissimus chromosome 4, tnLinLong1.2, whole genome shotgun sequence genome:
- the LOC135486081 gene encoding cytosolic carboxypeptidase-like protein 5 isoform X2, protein MDFRIGSLLFTSKFDSGNLTRVEKVTRDEDDDNMGRLMMGGEPRSDYEFNVWTRPDCAGTEYENGNRSWFYFGVKGGVPGRLLKINIQNMNKQGKLYGQGFAPIVKTVPGKPKWERIRDKVTFEVVDTQFILSFVHRFADFRGSTTYFAFCYPWSYAECQDRLGELDVRFEKCWKLSSKSPPESIYYHRELMCYSQEKLRIDLITISSCHGICDEEEPKFDPKLFPDTQAKRCKKFSGKRVYVLTSRVHPGETPASHVFNGFLDFILRENDARAVRLRQLYVFKMIPILNPDGVMMGHYRTDTRGVNLNRVYLDPDFRYYPSIYAAKALLAYHHVHNRVIKPATPPPDPTGASQENEASANFEGANTRDQRVIRSNSLQQPRYKNQNQRVQGPGQRYPARNRTINIVHRDNIDNKAVKTNQGDSCSSSEQAKNGVHVFTENAKRHPDAVICASAMSSACSVDKASEVISHGVPVGGNAEMVEEELLPIFQTIDIGLEKDLRLDINQGDYEEEMAEIGPEQAHSFYNVANDVNSMLGNFQDDDPELDAITDNLGNEGSDDDDGGFVPKMDGIPKAPHLADPKFLEIPPNESGIAFYVDLHGHASKRGCFIYGNYHENEETMIDCMLFPKLIAMNTAHFDFTGCNFSLKNMYTKDKRDGMTKEGSGRVAIFKAIGITHSYTLECNYNTGRMVNSVPPASGDDGRATPPPLAGFPPKYTMAHYEDVGKALAVAALDITETNPWCRIVNSEYNHLHGVREWVRRYIRSWKGGPRGIRQMPRMPVVTNKQTSAQSGQSTSSVSGNSTATTRGSSNRFAFGSSSDSSSSNSNPNAYRNTSVYRRPPAAPPVRKELGPIKDVSHKSVPTVGPSNASTRAQRRMTLPACGNNSSVNNHQQRQSKTPPPGQIPLTPENKQKLTSSEFKLPLRLATATDFKSLGEAVSDYKFTRTYLHQEKSILSKDAADKTFSMTHIRNTSSSPADVGTLVTEEEKVQQLKNLSGKRKPPKRLDGAKPIEPPKSDPPKRRVLKLKNQRRSSSHSPKSAKDELKTLMNSVGVTRLKLSPRPTGTTVPEIHSSNPRSSSPIGRLRLSTTNENTSSSDLISTELIDLHSNAPPGSRALKSNIYWVDL, encoded by the exons ATGGATTTCCGAATTGGAAGTCTGTTGTTCACCTCCAAATTTGATTCTGGTAATCTCACCAGAGTTGAGAAAGTGACAagggatgaggatgatgataaCATGG GTCGCTTAATGATGGGTGGAGAGCCACGATCTGACTATGAATTTAATGTTTGGACCCGCCCCGACTGTGCGGGGACTGAATATGAAAATGGAAATAG GTCCTGGTTCTACTTTGGTGTCAAAGGAGGTGTTCCAGGACGACTGTTGAAGATCAATATTCAGAATATGAATAAACAAGGCAAACTTTATGGCCAAGGATTTGCACCTATTGTCAAAACAGTACCTGGAAAGCCAAAATGGGAGCGGATAAGGGATAAAGTCACATTTGAG GTTGTTGATACTCAGTTCATATTATCGTTTGTCCATCGTTTTGCTGATTTCCGCGGGTCGACGACTTACTTTGCCTTCTGTTACCCATGGTCCTATGCCGAGTGTCAAGATAGGCTTGGTGAACTTGATGTCAGATTTGAAAAATGCTGGAAATTGTCATCGAAAAG CCCTCCAGAATCAATCTATTACCACCGTGAGCTGATGTGCTACAGCCAGGAGAAGCTACGCATAGATCTGATCACAATCTCATCCTGCCATGGTATCTGTGACGAGGAAGAACCCAAGTTTGATCCAAAACTCTTCCCTGACACGCAAGCAAAAAGGTGCAAGAAGTTTAGTGGGAAAAGGGTGTATGTGTTGACCAGTCGAGTTCACCCTGGCGAGACCCCAGCAAGCCATGTCTTCAACGGTTTCCTTGATTTCATCCTACGGGAAAATGATGCACGTGCTGTCCGCCTACGACAGCTATACGTTTTCAAAATGATTCCTATTCTAAATCCAGATGGCGTAATGATGGGACATTATCGAACAGATACGAGAGGCGTAAATCTAAATCGGGTGTACCTAGATCCTGACTTTAGGTACTATCCATCGATTTATGCCGCAAAAGCTTTACTGGCGTATCACCATGTTCACAATCGCGTAATCAAACCGGCCACCCCTCCACCAGATCCTACCGGTGCATCGCAGGAGAATGAGGCCAGTGCTAACTTTGAAGGTGCTAATACTCGtgatcaaagggttatcagatCAAACAGTCTGCAGCAGCCTCGGTACAAAAACCAGAATCAACGTGTCCAGGGTCCTGGGCAACGATACCCAGCCCGAAACCGGACCATAAACATTGTACACAGAGACAACATAGATAATAAAGCTGTGAAAACAAATCAAGGTGACAGTTGTTCGAGTTCGGAACAAGCGAAAAACGGCGTCCATGTTTTTACAGAGAATGCAAAAAGACATCCGGATGCGGTTATATGTGCGTCTGCTATGTCGTCTGCATGTTCAGTTGATAAAGCATCCGAGGTGATATCACACGGTGTTCCTGTTGGTGGTAATGCTGAAATGGTGGAAGAGGAATTGCTTCCTATTTTTCAAACAATTGACATTGGCTTGGAGAAGGACCTACGCTTGGATATCAATCAAGGGGACTATGAGGAAGAAATGGCTGAAATTGGACCGGAGCAAGCCCATTCTTTCTATAACGTTGCTAATGATGTGAATTCAATGTTAGGCAATTTTCAGGATGATGATCCAGAATTAGATGCGATAACGGATAATCTCGGAAACGAAGgatctgatgacgatgatggtggaTTCGTTCCCAAAATGGATGGGATCCCAAAGGCACCTCATCTAGCTGATCCGAAGTTTCTGGAAATCCCTCCAAATGAAAGTGGTATTGCATTCTATGTAGATCTCCATGGCCATGCTTCTAAACGGGGGTGCTTTATCTACGGAAATTACCATGAAAATGAGGAAACCATG ATTGACTGCATGCTGTTCCCAAAACTGATAGCCATGAACACTGCCCATTTTGACTTTACTGGCTGTAACTTCAGTTTGAAGAACATGTACACCAAAGATAAGAGAGATGGTATGACGAAGGAGGGGAGTGGAAGGGTGGCCATCTTTAAAGCCATTGGCATCACACACAG TTACACCCTAGAATGTAACTACAACACTGGACGAATGGTGAATTCTGTCCCTCCTGCCAGTGGCGATGATGGACGAGCCACTCCGCCACCTCTTGCAGGATTCCCTCCAAAATACACAATGGCTCATTACGAAGATGTAGGAAAAGCCTTAGCAGTAGCGGCTCTGGACATCACGGAGACGAACCCATGGTGTAGGATTGTAAATTCGGAGTACAATCATCTGCATGGTGTGAGAGAATGGGTCAGGCGGTACATCAGGAGTTGGAAAGGCGGTCCGAGGGGCATCCGACAAATGCCTAGGATGCCTGTGGTCACAAATAAACAAACATC TGCACAGTCAGGCCAGTCCACCTCATCTGTCTCCGGCAATTCCACTGCAACCACCCGTGGCAGTTCGAATCGCTTTGCCTTTGGTTCAAGTTCTGATAGCAGTTCATCCAACTCAAACCCTAATGCGTATAGGAATACCAGTGTGTACAGGAGGCCCCCGGCAGCTCCACCCGTAAGGAAAGAACTTGGGCCAATTAAAGATG TGAGCCACAAATCTGTGCCAACAGTGGGTCCTTCCAACGCATCAACCAGAGCCCAACGTAGAATGACCTTGCCAGCATGTGGCAACAACTCAAGCGTAAACAACCACCAGCAACGCCAATCCAAAACTCCACCACCTGGTCAAATTCCTCTCACaccagaaaacaaacaaaaactgaCATCGTCTGAATTCAAACTTCCACTACGCCTCGCCACTGCTACCGACTTCAAATCACTTGGGGAAGCTGTGTCCGATTATAAATTTACTCGGACATATCTGCACCAAGAAAAAAGTATTCTGTCCAAAGATGCTGCTGACAAAACGTTCTCCATGACGCATATTAGGAATACTAGTTCTTCACCTGCTGATGTCGGGACGTTAGTGACAGAGGAAGAGAAAGTGCAACAGCTGAAAAAT CTAAGTGGCAAACGAAAGCCACCAAAACGCCTTGATGGAGCAAAACCCATTGAACCACCAAA ATCTGATCCGCCAAAGAGACGTGTCCTCAAATTGAAGAACCAGCGACGGAGTTCATCACACAGTCCAAAGAGTGCCAAAG ATGAATTGAAGACACTGATGAATTCTGTTGGAGTCACCAGGCTTAAATTATCACCAAG ACCAACTGGCACTACTGTTCCAGAGATCCATTCCTCCAACCCAAGATCTTCTAGTCCTATCGGCAGATTGAGGTTGTCGACAACTAATGAAAACACA aGCTCGAGTGACTTAATCTCCACTGAGCTGATAGACCTGCATTCAAATGCTCCACCAGGATCCAGGGCTTTGAAGAGCAATATCTACTGGGTGGACTTGTAA
- the LOC135486081 gene encoding cytosolic carboxypeptidase-like protein 5 isoform X1 yields MDFRIGSLLFTSKFDSGNLTRVEKVTRDEDDDNMGRLMMGGEPRSDYEFNVWTRPDCAGTEYENGNRSWFYFGVKGGVPGRLLKINIQNMNKQGKLYGQGFAPIVKTVPGKPKWERIRDKVTFEVVDTQFILSFVHRFADFRGSTTYFAFCYPWSYAECQDRLGELDVRFEKCWKLSSKSPPESIYYHRELMCYSQEKLRIDLITISSCHGICDEEEPKFDPKLFPDTQAKRCKKFSGKRVYVLTSRVHPGETPASHVFNGFLDFILRENDARAVRLRQLYVFKMIPILNPDGVMMGHYRTDTRGVNLNRVYLDPDFRYYPSIYAAKALLAYHHVHNRVIKPATPPPDPTGASQENEASANFEGANTRDQRVIRSNSLQQPRYKNQNQRVQGPGQRYPARNRTINIVHRDNIDNKAVKTNQGDSCSSSEQAKNGVHVFTENAKRHPDAVICASAMSSACSVDKASEVISHGVPVGGNAEMVEEELLPIFQTIDIGLEKDLRLDINQGDYEEEMAEIGPEQAHSFYNVANDVNSMLGNFQDDDPELDAITDNLGNEGSDDDDGGFVPKMDGIPKAPHLADPKFLEIPPNESGIAFYVDLHGHASKRGCFIYGNYHENEETMIDCMLFPKLIAMNTAHFDFTGCNFSLKNMYTKDKRDGMTKEGSGRVAIFKAIGITHSYTLECNYNTGRMVNSVPPASGDDGRATPPPLAGFPPKYTMAHYEDVGKALAVAALDITETNPWCRIVNSEYNHLHGVREWVRRYIRSWKGGPRGIRQMPRMPVVTNKQTSAQSGQSTSSVSGNSTATTRGSSNRFAFGSSSDSSSSNSNPNAYRNTSVYRRPPAAPPVRKELGPIKDVSHKSVPTVGPSNASTRAQRRMTLPACGNNSSVNNHQQRQSKTPPPGQIPLTPENKQKLTSSEFKLPLRLATATDFKSLGEAVSDYKFTRTYLHQEKSILSKDAADKTFSMTHIRNTSSSPADVGTLVTEEEKVQQLKNLSGKRKPPKRLDGAKPIEPPKSDPPKRRVLKLKNQRRSSSHSPKSAKGTRGKNSSGTDSDVEKKRYRRRRFSKKQTNLKDNEEETGDELKTLMNSVGVTRLKLSPRPTGTTVPEIHSSNPRSSSPIGRLRLSTTNENTSSSDLISTELIDLHSNAPPGSRALKSNIYWVDL; encoded by the exons ATGGATTTCCGAATTGGAAGTCTGTTGTTCACCTCCAAATTTGATTCTGGTAATCTCACCAGAGTTGAGAAAGTGACAagggatgaggatgatgataaCATGG GTCGCTTAATGATGGGTGGAGAGCCACGATCTGACTATGAATTTAATGTTTGGACCCGCCCCGACTGTGCGGGGACTGAATATGAAAATGGAAATAG GTCCTGGTTCTACTTTGGTGTCAAAGGAGGTGTTCCAGGACGACTGTTGAAGATCAATATTCAGAATATGAATAAACAAGGCAAACTTTATGGCCAAGGATTTGCACCTATTGTCAAAACAGTACCTGGAAAGCCAAAATGGGAGCGGATAAGGGATAAAGTCACATTTGAG GTTGTTGATACTCAGTTCATATTATCGTTTGTCCATCGTTTTGCTGATTTCCGCGGGTCGACGACTTACTTTGCCTTCTGTTACCCATGGTCCTATGCCGAGTGTCAAGATAGGCTTGGTGAACTTGATGTCAGATTTGAAAAATGCTGGAAATTGTCATCGAAAAG CCCTCCAGAATCAATCTATTACCACCGTGAGCTGATGTGCTACAGCCAGGAGAAGCTACGCATAGATCTGATCACAATCTCATCCTGCCATGGTATCTGTGACGAGGAAGAACCCAAGTTTGATCCAAAACTCTTCCCTGACACGCAAGCAAAAAGGTGCAAGAAGTTTAGTGGGAAAAGGGTGTATGTGTTGACCAGTCGAGTTCACCCTGGCGAGACCCCAGCAAGCCATGTCTTCAACGGTTTCCTTGATTTCATCCTACGGGAAAATGATGCACGTGCTGTCCGCCTACGACAGCTATACGTTTTCAAAATGATTCCTATTCTAAATCCAGATGGCGTAATGATGGGACATTATCGAACAGATACGAGAGGCGTAAATCTAAATCGGGTGTACCTAGATCCTGACTTTAGGTACTATCCATCGATTTATGCCGCAAAAGCTTTACTGGCGTATCACCATGTTCACAATCGCGTAATCAAACCGGCCACCCCTCCACCAGATCCTACCGGTGCATCGCAGGAGAATGAGGCCAGTGCTAACTTTGAAGGTGCTAATACTCGtgatcaaagggttatcagatCAAACAGTCTGCAGCAGCCTCGGTACAAAAACCAGAATCAACGTGTCCAGGGTCCTGGGCAACGATACCCAGCCCGAAACCGGACCATAAACATTGTACACAGAGACAACATAGATAATAAAGCTGTGAAAACAAATCAAGGTGACAGTTGTTCGAGTTCGGAACAAGCGAAAAACGGCGTCCATGTTTTTACAGAGAATGCAAAAAGACATCCGGATGCGGTTATATGTGCGTCTGCTATGTCGTCTGCATGTTCAGTTGATAAAGCATCCGAGGTGATATCACACGGTGTTCCTGTTGGTGGTAATGCTGAAATGGTGGAAGAGGAATTGCTTCCTATTTTTCAAACAATTGACATTGGCTTGGAGAAGGACCTACGCTTGGATATCAATCAAGGGGACTATGAGGAAGAAATGGCTGAAATTGGACCGGAGCAAGCCCATTCTTTCTATAACGTTGCTAATGATGTGAATTCAATGTTAGGCAATTTTCAGGATGATGATCCAGAATTAGATGCGATAACGGATAATCTCGGAAACGAAGgatctgatgacgatgatggtggaTTCGTTCCCAAAATGGATGGGATCCCAAAGGCACCTCATCTAGCTGATCCGAAGTTTCTGGAAATCCCTCCAAATGAAAGTGGTATTGCATTCTATGTAGATCTCCATGGCCATGCTTCTAAACGGGGGTGCTTTATCTACGGAAATTACCATGAAAATGAGGAAACCATG ATTGACTGCATGCTGTTCCCAAAACTGATAGCCATGAACACTGCCCATTTTGACTTTACTGGCTGTAACTTCAGTTTGAAGAACATGTACACCAAAGATAAGAGAGATGGTATGACGAAGGAGGGGAGTGGAAGGGTGGCCATCTTTAAAGCCATTGGCATCACACACAG TTACACCCTAGAATGTAACTACAACACTGGACGAATGGTGAATTCTGTCCCTCCTGCCAGTGGCGATGATGGACGAGCCACTCCGCCACCTCTTGCAGGATTCCCTCCAAAATACACAATGGCTCATTACGAAGATGTAGGAAAAGCCTTAGCAGTAGCGGCTCTGGACATCACGGAGACGAACCCATGGTGTAGGATTGTAAATTCGGAGTACAATCATCTGCATGGTGTGAGAGAATGGGTCAGGCGGTACATCAGGAGTTGGAAAGGCGGTCCGAGGGGCATCCGACAAATGCCTAGGATGCCTGTGGTCACAAATAAACAAACATC TGCACAGTCAGGCCAGTCCACCTCATCTGTCTCCGGCAATTCCACTGCAACCACCCGTGGCAGTTCGAATCGCTTTGCCTTTGGTTCAAGTTCTGATAGCAGTTCATCCAACTCAAACCCTAATGCGTATAGGAATACCAGTGTGTACAGGAGGCCCCCGGCAGCTCCACCCGTAAGGAAAGAACTTGGGCCAATTAAAGATG TGAGCCACAAATCTGTGCCAACAGTGGGTCCTTCCAACGCATCAACCAGAGCCCAACGTAGAATGACCTTGCCAGCATGTGGCAACAACTCAAGCGTAAACAACCACCAGCAACGCCAATCCAAAACTCCACCACCTGGTCAAATTCCTCTCACaccagaaaacaaacaaaaactgaCATCGTCTGAATTCAAACTTCCACTACGCCTCGCCACTGCTACCGACTTCAAATCACTTGGGGAAGCTGTGTCCGATTATAAATTTACTCGGACATATCTGCACCAAGAAAAAAGTATTCTGTCCAAAGATGCTGCTGACAAAACGTTCTCCATGACGCATATTAGGAATACTAGTTCTTCACCTGCTGATGTCGGGACGTTAGTGACAGAGGAAGAGAAAGTGCAACAGCTGAAAAAT CTAAGTGGCAAACGAAAGCCACCAAAACGCCTTGATGGAGCAAAACCCATTGAACCACCAAA ATCTGATCCGCCAAAGAGACGTGTCCTCAAATTGAAGAACCAGCGACGGAGTTCATCACACAGTCCAAAGAGTGCCAAAGGTACGAGGGGTAAAAATAGTAGCGGCACTGACAGCGATGTCGAAAAGAAGCGATACCGGAGACGTCGGTTCTCGAAAAAGCAGACGAATTTGAAAGACAATGAAGAAGAAACAGGAG ATGAATTGAAGACACTGATGAATTCTGTTGGAGTCACCAGGCTTAAATTATCACCAAG ACCAACTGGCACTACTGTTCCAGAGATCCATTCCTCCAACCCAAGATCTTCTAGTCCTATCGGCAGATTGAGGTTGTCGACAACTAATGAAAACACA aGCTCGAGTGACTTAATCTCCACTGAGCTGATAGACCTGCATTCAAATGCTCCACCAGGATCCAGGGCTTTGAAGAGCAATATCTACTGGGTGGACTTGTAA
- the LOC135486081 gene encoding cytosolic carboxypeptidase-like protein 5 isoform X3, which produces MDFRIGSLLFTSKFDSGNLTRVEKVTRDEDDDNMGRLMMGGEPRSDYEFNVWTRPDCAGTEYENGNRSWFYFGVKGGVPGRLLKINIQNMNKQGKLYGQGFAPIVKTVPGKPKWERIRDKVTFEVVDTQFILSFVHRFADFRGSTTYFAFCYPWSYAECQDRLGELDVRFEKCWKLSSKSPPESIYYHRELMCYSQEKLRIDLITISSCHGICDEEEPKFDPKLFPDTQAKRCKKFSGKRVYVLTSRVHPGETPASHVFNGFLDFILRENDARAVRLRQLYVFKMIPILNPDGVMMGHYRTDTRGVNLNRVYLDPDFRYYPSIYAAKALLAYHHVHNRVIKPATPPPDPTGASQENEASANFEGANTRDQRVIRSNSLQQPRYKNQNQRVQGPGQRYPARNRTINIVHRDNIDNKAVKTNQGDSCSSSEQAKNGVHVFTENAKRHPDAVICASAMSSACSVDKASEVISHGVPVGGNAEMVEEELLPIFQTIDIGLEKDLRLDINQGDYEEEMAEIGPEQAHSFYNVANDVNSMLGNFQDDDPELDAITDNLGNEGSDDDDGGFVPKMDGIPKAPHLADPKFLEIPPNESGIAFYVDLHGHASKRGCFIYGNYHENEETMIDCMLFPKLIAMNTAHFDFTGCNFSLKNMYTKDKRDGMTKEGSGRVAIFKAIGITHSYTLECNYNTGRMVNSVPPASGDDGRATPPPLAGFPPKYTMAHYEDVGKALAVAALDITETNPWCRIVNSEYNHLHGVREWVRRYIRSWKGGPRGIRQMPRMPVVTNKQTSAQSGQSTSSVSGNSTATTRGSSNRFAFGSSSDSSSSNSNPNAYRNTSVYRRPPAAPPVRKELGPIKDVSHKSVPTVGPSNASTRAQRRMTLPACGNNSSVNNHQQRQSKTPPPGQIPLTPENKQKLTSSEFKLPLRLATATDFKSLGEAVSDYKFTRTYLHQEKSILSKDAADKTFSMTHIRNTSSSPADVGTLVTEEEKVQQLKNLSGKRKPPKRLDGAKPIEPPKSDPPKRRVLKLKNQRRSSSHSPKSAKGTRGKNSSGTDSDVEKKRYRRRRFSKKQTNLKDNEEETGDQLALLFQRSIPPTQDLLVLSAD; this is translated from the exons ATGGATTTCCGAATTGGAAGTCTGTTGTTCACCTCCAAATTTGATTCTGGTAATCTCACCAGAGTTGAGAAAGTGACAagggatgaggatgatgataaCATGG GTCGCTTAATGATGGGTGGAGAGCCACGATCTGACTATGAATTTAATGTTTGGACCCGCCCCGACTGTGCGGGGACTGAATATGAAAATGGAAATAG GTCCTGGTTCTACTTTGGTGTCAAAGGAGGTGTTCCAGGACGACTGTTGAAGATCAATATTCAGAATATGAATAAACAAGGCAAACTTTATGGCCAAGGATTTGCACCTATTGTCAAAACAGTACCTGGAAAGCCAAAATGGGAGCGGATAAGGGATAAAGTCACATTTGAG GTTGTTGATACTCAGTTCATATTATCGTTTGTCCATCGTTTTGCTGATTTCCGCGGGTCGACGACTTACTTTGCCTTCTGTTACCCATGGTCCTATGCCGAGTGTCAAGATAGGCTTGGTGAACTTGATGTCAGATTTGAAAAATGCTGGAAATTGTCATCGAAAAG CCCTCCAGAATCAATCTATTACCACCGTGAGCTGATGTGCTACAGCCAGGAGAAGCTACGCATAGATCTGATCACAATCTCATCCTGCCATGGTATCTGTGACGAGGAAGAACCCAAGTTTGATCCAAAACTCTTCCCTGACACGCAAGCAAAAAGGTGCAAGAAGTTTAGTGGGAAAAGGGTGTATGTGTTGACCAGTCGAGTTCACCCTGGCGAGACCCCAGCAAGCCATGTCTTCAACGGTTTCCTTGATTTCATCCTACGGGAAAATGATGCACGTGCTGTCCGCCTACGACAGCTATACGTTTTCAAAATGATTCCTATTCTAAATCCAGATGGCGTAATGATGGGACATTATCGAACAGATACGAGAGGCGTAAATCTAAATCGGGTGTACCTAGATCCTGACTTTAGGTACTATCCATCGATTTATGCCGCAAAAGCTTTACTGGCGTATCACCATGTTCACAATCGCGTAATCAAACCGGCCACCCCTCCACCAGATCCTACCGGTGCATCGCAGGAGAATGAGGCCAGTGCTAACTTTGAAGGTGCTAATACTCGtgatcaaagggttatcagatCAAACAGTCTGCAGCAGCCTCGGTACAAAAACCAGAATCAACGTGTCCAGGGTCCTGGGCAACGATACCCAGCCCGAAACCGGACCATAAACATTGTACACAGAGACAACATAGATAATAAAGCTGTGAAAACAAATCAAGGTGACAGTTGTTCGAGTTCGGAACAAGCGAAAAACGGCGTCCATGTTTTTACAGAGAATGCAAAAAGACATCCGGATGCGGTTATATGTGCGTCTGCTATGTCGTCTGCATGTTCAGTTGATAAAGCATCCGAGGTGATATCACACGGTGTTCCTGTTGGTGGTAATGCTGAAATGGTGGAAGAGGAATTGCTTCCTATTTTTCAAACAATTGACATTGGCTTGGAGAAGGACCTACGCTTGGATATCAATCAAGGGGACTATGAGGAAGAAATGGCTGAAATTGGACCGGAGCAAGCCCATTCTTTCTATAACGTTGCTAATGATGTGAATTCAATGTTAGGCAATTTTCAGGATGATGATCCAGAATTAGATGCGATAACGGATAATCTCGGAAACGAAGgatctgatgacgatgatggtggaTTCGTTCCCAAAATGGATGGGATCCCAAAGGCACCTCATCTAGCTGATCCGAAGTTTCTGGAAATCCCTCCAAATGAAAGTGGTATTGCATTCTATGTAGATCTCCATGGCCATGCTTCTAAACGGGGGTGCTTTATCTACGGAAATTACCATGAAAATGAGGAAACCATG ATTGACTGCATGCTGTTCCCAAAACTGATAGCCATGAACACTGCCCATTTTGACTTTACTGGCTGTAACTTCAGTTTGAAGAACATGTACACCAAAGATAAGAGAGATGGTATGACGAAGGAGGGGAGTGGAAGGGTGGCCATCTTTAAAGCCATTGGCATCACACACAG TTACACCCTAGAATGTAACTACAACACTGGACGAATGGTGAATTCTGTCCCTCCTGCCAGTGGCGATGATGGACGAGCCACTCCGCCACCTCTTGCAGGATTCCCTCCAAAATACACAATGGCTCATTACGAAGATGTAGGAAAAGCCTTAGCAGTAGCGGCTCTGGACATCACGGAGACGAACCCATGGTGTAGGATTGTAAATTCGGAGTACAATCATCTGCATGGTGTGAGAGAATGGGTCAGGCGGTACATCAGGAGTTGGAAAGGCGGTCCGAGGGGCATCCGACAAATGCCTAGGATGCCTGTGGTCACAAATAAACAAACATC TGCACAGTCAGGCCAGTCCACCTCATCTGTCTCCGGCAATTCCACTGCAACCACCCGTGGCAGTTCGAATCGCTTTGCCTTTGGTTCAAGTTCTGATAGCAGTTCATCCAACTCAAACCCTAATGCGTATAGGAATACCAGTGTGTACAGGAGGCCCCCGGCAGCTCCACCCGTAAGGAAAGAACTTGGGCCAATTAAAGATG TGAGCCACAAATCTGTGCCAACAGTGGGTCCTTCCAACGCATCAACCAGAGCCCAACGTAGAATGACCTTGCCAGCATGTGGCAACAACTCAAGCGTAAACAACCACCAGCAACGCCAATCCAAAACTCCACCACCTGGTCAAATTCCTCTCACaccagaaaacaaacaaaaactgaCATCGTCTGAATTCAAACTTCCACTACGCCTCGCCACTGCTACCGACTTCAAATCACTTGGGGAAGCTGTGTCCGATTATAAATTTACTCGGACATATCTGCACCAAGAAAAAAGTATTCTGTCCAAAGATGCTGCTGACAAAACGTTCTCCATGACGCATATTAGGAATACTAGTTCTTCACCTGCTGATGTCGGGACGTTAGTGACAGAGGAAGAGAAAGTGCAACAGCTGAAAAAT CTAAGTGGCAAACGAAAGCCACCAAAACGCCTTGATGGAGCAAAACCCATTGAACCACCAAA ATCTGATCCGCCAAAGAGACGTGTCCTCAAATTGAAGAACCAGCGACGGAGTTCATCACACAGTCCAAAGAGTGCCAAAGGTACGAGGGGTAAAAATAGTAGCGGCACTGACAGCGATGTCGAAAAGAAGCGATACCGGAGACGTCGGTTCTCGAAAAAGCAGACGAATTTGAAAGACAATGAAGAAGAAACAGGAG ACCAACTGGCACTACTGTTCCAGAGATCCATTCCTCCAACCCAAGATCTTCTAGTCCTATCGGCAGATTGA
- the LOC135486082 gene encoding small ribosomal subunit protein eS21-like, which yields MQNDAGEFVDMYVPRKCSASNRIINAKDHASIQINFAEVDETTGRMTGNYKTYAICGAIRRMGESDDCLLRLAKKDNMVGKNY from the exons atgcAGAACGACGCCGGCGAATTCGTGGACATGTATGTCCCTCGTAAATG CTCTGCCAGCAACAGAATCATTAACGCCAAGGACCATGCCTCCATTCAGATCAACTTTGCCGAG GTTGATGAGACCACTGGCAGGATGACTGGCAACTACAAGACCTATGCCATCTGTGGTGCAATCAGGAGGATG GGCGAATCTGATGACTGCTTATTACGATTGGCAAAGAAGGACAACATGGTTGGAAAGAACTACTGA